One genomic window of Camelina sativa cultivar DH55 chromosome 5, Cs, whole genome shotgun sequence includes the following:
- the LOC109132846 gene encoding LOW QUALITY PROTEIN: uncharacterized protein LOC109132846 (The sequence of the model RefSeq protein was modified relative to this genomic sequence to represent the inferred CDS: substituted 1 base at 1 genomic stop codon) translates to MIKMVNDNXRSGGPRERSMYFWKVGHFEVLPVSIHMSESYLLVK, encoded by the exons ATGATTAAAATGGTGAATGATAATTGAAGAAGTGGCGGGCCACGTGAGAGAAGTATGTACTTTTGGAAAGTGGGTCATTTCGAAGTTCTTCCTGTCTCCATCCATATGAG TGAATCTTACCTTCTTGTTAAGTGA
- the LOC104786697 gene encoding uncharacterized protein LOC104786697 isoform X1, giving the protein MAARKLGSLLRQYFFSLCFLFLGCFFFPKGADCKQKRRKKKLRTVSLSSSSGSALSSSWTYLKRVFLSTTRISKSRNQTHPNGTLTSARSSQNSLVTLVQPETTTTNQPDPDTRTQQQPEFEISYSDHNNPLFLLHEIFPCNSCGEIFARTNLLESHIAIKHAVSELIAGESSTNIVEIIFKSGWPIGKSPEINRILKIHNSQKILTRFEEYREFVKAKAARSRWEDERCVADGNELLRFYCSTFMCDLGQNGKSNLCGHQYCSVCGIIGSGFSPKLDGIATLATGWRGHVAVPEEVEEEFGFMNVKRAMLVCRVVAGRVGCDLMIDDVDKSEGGGGGGYDSLVGQSGSKSGALLRIDDDELLVFNPRAVLPCFVIVYTV; this is encoded by the coding sequence ATGGCGGCGCGAAAACTAGGTTCGTTGTTACGTCAATATTTTTTCTCACTATGCTTCCTCTTCCTCggttgcttcttcttccctaAAGGCGCAGACtgtaaacaaaagagaaggaagaagaagctcagaACAGTctctttatcatcatcttcaggttcAGCTCTCTCATCTTCTTGGACGTACTTAAAACGAGTTTTCTTATCCACGACAAGGATTAGTAAATCCCGTAACCAAACACACCCTAACGGTACGTTAACATCAGCAAGATCATCACAGAACTCTCTCGTCACTCTCGTCCAACCCGAAACAACCACAACAAACCAACCCGACCCGGATACCCGTACCCAACAACAACCCGAGTTCGAGATCTCGTATTCCGATCACAacaatcctctgtttctcctcCACGAGATTTTCCCTTGCAACTCGTGCGGCGAGATTTTCGCGAGAACCAATCTCCTCGAGAGCCACATCGCGATCAAACACGCCGTGTCGGAGCTAATCGCCGGCGAGTCGAGCACGAACATCGTCGAGATCATATTCAAATCAGGCTGGCCTATTGGCAAATCGCCGGAGATCAACCGGATCTTAAAAATCCACAACAGCCAGAAGATTCTCACCAGATTCGAGGAGTACCGCGAGTTCGTCAAAGCCAAAGCCGCTCGATCACGGTGGGAAGACGAGCGTTGCGTCGCCGACGGTAACGAGCTTTTACGATTCTACTGCTCGACGTTCATGTGCGATCTAGGTCAAAACGGTAAATCGAATCTATGCGGTCATCAGTACTGCAGCGTGTGCGGTATCATCGGATCCGGATTCTCGCCGAAGCTCGACGGGATCGCGACGCTCGCGACGGGGTGGAGAGGACACGTGGCGGTGCCGGAGGAGGTCGAGGAAGAGTTTGGGTTTATGAACGTGAAACGGGCCATGTTGGTTTGTCGGGTTGTAGCGGGTCGGGTCGGGTGTGATTTGATGATTGATGACGTGGATAAGAgtgaaggtggaggaggaggagggtatGATTCTCTGGTTGGGCAGAGTGGGAGCAAGAGTGGGGCGCTTTTGAGGATCGACGATGATGAGCTCTTGGTGTTTAATCCAAGGGCTGTGCTTCCTTGTTTTGTTATAGTCTATACGGTGTAA
- the LOC104786697 gene encoding uncharacterized protein LOC104786697 isoform X2, translating into MAARKLGSLLRQYFFSLCFLFLGCFFFPKGADCKQKRRKKKLRTVSLSSSSGSALSSSWTYLKRVFLSTTRISKSRNQTHPNGTLTSARSSQNSLVTLVQPETTTTNQPDPDTRTQQQPEFEISYSDHNNPLFLLHEIFPCNSCGEIFARTNLLESHIAIKHAVSELIAGESSTNIVEIIFKSGWPIGKSPEINRILKIHNSQKILTRFEEYREFVKAKAARSRWEDERCVADGNELLRFYCSTFMCDLGQNGKSNLCGHQYCSVCGIIGSGFSPKLDGIATLATGWRGHVAVPEEVEEEFGFMNVKRAMLVCRVVAGRVGCDLMIDDVDKSEGGGGGGYDSLVGQSGSKSGALLRIDDDELLVFNPRAVLPCFVIVYTV; encoded by the exons ATGGCGGCGCGAAAACTAGGTTCGTTGTTACGTCAATATTTTTTCTCACTATGCTTCCTCTTCCTCggttgcttcttcttccctaAAGGCGCAGACtgtaaacaaaagagaaggaagaagaagctcagaACAGTctctttatcatcatcttcaggttcAGCTCTCTCATCTTCTTGGACGTACTTAAAACGAGTTTTCTTATCCACGACAAGGATTAGTAAATCCCGTAACCAAACACACCCTAACGGTACGTTAACATCAGCAAGATCATCACAGAACTCTCTCGTCACTCTCGTCCAACCCGAAACAACCACAACAAACCAACCCGACCCGGATACCCGTACCCAACAACAACCCGAGTTCGAGATCTCGTATTCCGATCACAacaatcctctgtttctcctcCACGAGATTTTCCCTTGCAACTCGTGCGGCGAGATTTTCGCGAGAACCAATCTCCTCGAGAGCCACATCGCGATCAAACACGCCGTGTCGGAGCTAATCGCCGGCGAGTCGAGCACGAACATCGTCGAGATCATATTCAAATCAGGCTGGCCTATTGGCAAATCGCCGGAG ATCAACCGGATCTTAAAAATCCACAACAGCCAGAAGATTCTCACCAGATTCGAGGAGTACCGCGAGTTCGTCAAAGCCAAAGCCGCTCGATCACGGTGGGAAGACGAGCGTTGCGTCGCCGACGGTAACGAGCTTTTACGATTCTACTGCTCGACGTTCATGTGCGATCTAGGTCAAAACGGTAAATCGAATCTATGCGGTCATCAGTACTGCAGCGTGTGCGGTATCATCGGATCCGGATTCTCGCCGAAGCTCGACGGGATCGCGACGCTCGCGACGGGGTGGAGAGGACACGTGGCGGTGCCGGAGGAGGTCGAGGAAGAGTTTGGGTTTATGAACGTGAAACGGGCCATGTTGGTTTGTCGGGTTGTAGCGGGTCGGGTCGGGTGTGATTTGATGATTGATGACGTGGATAAGAgtgaaggtggaggaggaggagggtatGATTCTCTGGTTGGGCAGAGTGGGAGCAAGAGTGGGGCGCTTTTGAGGATCGACGATGATGAGCTCTTGGTGTTTAATCCAAGGGCTGTGCTTCCTTGTTTTGTTATAGTCTATACGGTGTAA